Below is a genomic region from Chromatiaceae bacterium.
TCGCCCCGTGCCACCTCCTGATGCAGGGTCGAATAGGTGACACCGACCCGCTCCTGGTTGCCCTGCTTGATATCCCAGCCGGTATCGAGAATGAACCGGTCATCGGGTTTCAATTCGACCTTGCCGCCGGTGAACTTTCCGCAACGGATCTTCGGGCCCTGCAGGTCGATCAGGACGCCCACCTGACGACCGCTGGCGCGGGCACGATTGCGCACCCAGTCGGCGCGCCGCTCATGGTCTTCGTGGCTGCCGTGCGACATGTTCAGCCGCACGACGTCGACCCCGGCACGTAGTACCTCGTCCAGCACCTTGGGGTCATCGGTGGCCGGACCCATGGTCGCTACGATCTTTGTGCGTCTAAGCATCTGTCCTTCTCGTGTAGAGGCGATCGGGATCGCCTCCACACCGATTGGTTTATTTGCTGGCGGCTTCTTCAAGCATCGCGACCGCTGGCAGCGTTTTTCCTTCGAGGTATTCGAGGAAAGCACCGCCCGCCGTCGAGATATACGACACTTTGTCATAGATGTCGTATTTCTGGATTGCGGCGATGGTATCGCCGCCGCCCGCGAGGCTGAAACCCTTGGCATTGGCGATCGCCATCGACACCGTCTTGGTGCCTTCGCCAAACTGGTCGAATTCGAACACGCCAACAGGTCCGTTCCAGACGATGGTACCGGCTTTGCCGATGATCTCGGCAAGCTCTGCGGCGGCCTTGGGACCAATATCGAAGATCATTTCGTCGTCCGCGACGTCGTCTGCACTCTTCAACACAGCCGGTTCGTTCTCATCGAATTTCTTGCCAACCACGACGTCGGTTGCAATCGGAATGTTGGCGCCGCGCTCCTGCATCTTCTTCATGAGCGCCTGGGCAGTGGGGACCAAATCGTCTTCGCACAGCGATTTGCCGACGTTCTTGCCAGCCGCCTTGAGGAAGGTATTCGCGATGCCGCCACCGACGACCAGCTGGTCGACTTTTTCCGAAAGCGCCTCGAGCACGGTCAGCTTGGTGGAAACCTTGGAACCACCGACGATCGCGACCATCGGCCGCGCCGGGTTCGCGAGCGCCTTGCCCAGCGCGTCCAGCTCTTCGGCCAACAACAGACCGGCACACGCGACCGGCGCGAATTTGCCGACGCCGTGGGTCGACGCCTGCGCACGATGCGCAGTCCCGAACGCATCCATGACGAACACGTCACACAGGTCCGCATATTTCCGCGCCAGTTGTTCGTTGTCCTTTTTCTCACCGGCGTTGAAACGCACGTTCTCGAGCAGCACGACCTCGCCTTCCGCAACGTCGAAACCGCCATCGAGATAGTCTTTGATCAGGCGGACTTCTTTGCCCAGCTTCGCCGACATGTCATCGGCAATCGGCTGCATCGAGTTTTCTTCGTCGACCTTGCCCTCTTCCGGACGACCGCGATGCGACATCACCATGACCCTGGCGCCGGCTTTCGCACAGTGCTCAACCGTCGGCATCGAGGCCGTGATGCGAGCATCCGAGGTAACTTTGCCCTCCTTCACCGGCACGTTCAGGTCGGCGCGAATCAGCACCCGTTTGCCCGCGAGGTCTAGATCGGTCAGTTTCAAAAAAGCCATTGCAGTGTTTCCTGTACAGATATGCTTTCGATTCCGCGAATTCGTGTGTCGCCGTTCGGACCACGTTGCTGGCGGGCAACTTCGCCATCCGGCACCGAGCGGGCAGGATTCTGGAGACGCGTGCCCGCGCCGGAAGGGCGGCACGCAGTACCCGGAACTCCGCACGCGGCTGCTTGCAGCTGCCTTTGATGGTGCGGCCGTCTTTCGGGCCTGTAACAGGCCACCTCGAGCGTCAGATCCGAACAGATCGCCAACACAGTCCGCCCCCGGTGGTCGTCGCGCCCCACGCCGGAACGTCGTCGCGGTGTCGCGTACGCCGAGGCATCCGCGCGATCGCGCGGCGTCCCCCGATCAGCACACGCCTGCCCGGCATCGTCGCCGGTGCCAAAAAGACTTGCGGTTCGGCCATCGTCGCCGGCCCACCCTGCCTGATCGTGTACCCGGTCGAACCGAGCCAGGCGTCCCGAATCACCAGCCCACCGGTGAGTCCGCAGGCCCATTCGATCAAACCCACGATCGGCGAGGCAGGGGCTGCCATGGTCACCGAATCCGCTCGCGATACCGCCACTCGTGCAATCCGTGGACGGCACGAGCGGCGCTCCGCGATCAGCCCGCGACGTGCTCGACCATGCGCAGCATGTTGCAGGTGTAGCCGTACTCGTTGTCGTACCAGGCAACGATCTTGACGAAGGTGGGATCGAGCTGGATACCCGCCTCGGCGTCGAAAATCGACGGCGTGCTGCGCCCACGGAAGTCGGTCGCAACGACTTTCTCGTCGGTGTAAGCGAGCACCCCGGCGAGATCGCCGGACTGCGATGCAGCTTTCATCGCGGCGCAGATCTCGTCGTACTTGGCTGCTTTGTCGAGTTCGACGGTCAGGTCGACCACCGAGACATCGGAAGTCGGCACGCGGAACGCCATGCCGGTCAGCTTGCCGTTCAATTCCGGCAGGACCTTGCCCACTGCCTTCGCGGCACCGGTCGACGAGGGAATGATGTTCTCGAGGATGCCGCGGCCACCGCGCCAGTCTTTCATCGACGGGCCGTCGACGGTCTTCTGGGTCGCGGTCGCTGCATGCACGGTGGTCATCAGGCCACGCTTGATGCCCCAATTGTCGTGCAGCACCTTCGAAACCGGTGCCAGACAGTTGGTGGTGCACGATGCAGCAGACACGATCGCCTGGCCGGCGTAGGTCTTATGGTTCACACCGTAGACGAACATCGGCGTGGCGTCCTTGGAAGGCGCGCTCTGCACGACCTTCTTGGCGCCGGCATCGATGTGCTTCTGGCAGGTCTCTTCGGTCAGGAAGAAACCGGTGCATTCGATGACCAGGTCTGCACCGACTTCGTCCCACTTCAGGTTGGCGGGATCGCGCTCGGCGGTCAGACGGATCTTCTTGCCGTTGACGACCATGTTGTTGCCTTCGACCGAGATGTCACCCTGGAAATTGCCGTGCACCGAGTCGTACTTCAGCATGTAGGCAAGGTAATCGGGCTCCAGAAGATCGTTGATGCCAACGACTTCGATGCCGGGGAAATCCTTGGCGATTGCGCGGAAAGCCATGCGACCGATACGGCCAAATCCGTTGATACCTACTTTGATTGCCATGTCGAATTCTCCTCAGTGCGTATTGCAGTCTTCAAAACTTGTTTTAGAGGTTCGACGGCGGCCATGGGCGAAGCCCGACCGCCGTCAGATGCTTTTCGGTCAACCCGCCACTTCGTCGATTGCCTTGCCGACGTTTTCAGCGGTGAAACCGAACAGCTTGAACAATTCACCGGCCGGGGCCGACTCACCAAAGGTGTCGATGCCGACGACCTTGCCCGCGCTACCGACATACTTCCACCAACCCGCGGTCACTGCAGCCTCGACGGCGACGCGCGCGGTGACCGAAGACGGCAACACCGACTCCTTGTAGTCGGCATCCTGGGCATCGAACACGCTGGTGCAGGGCATCGAGACGACGCGCACTTTCTTGCTGCTCGCCGCCGCGGCCTCGACCGCGATACCGACTTCCGAACCGGTGGCGATGACGATCACGTCCGGCGTACCGTCGCAGTCGCGCAGGATGTAGCCGCCGCGATCGATGTTGGCGATCTGCGCGTCGTCGCGGGCCTGGAACGGCAGTCCCTGGCGCGAGAAGATCAGGCAGGTCGGGCCGTTGTCCTTTTCGATGGCCTTGCGCCAGGCGACTGCCGTCTCGACGGTATCGCAGGGACGCCAGACATCCATCCGCGGAATCATGCGCAGCGTCGGGATCTGTTCCACCGCCTGGTGGGTCGGGCCATCTTCACCCAGGCCGATCGAGTCATGGGTGAATACGAAGATCGAACGCACCTTCATCAGCGCCGCCATGCGGATCGCGTTGCGTGCATACTCCGAGAACATCAGGAAGGTCGCGCCAAACGGGATGAAACCACCGTGCAGCGCGATGCCGTTCATGATCGCTGACATGCCGAACTCGCGCACACCGTAGTTCACGTAGTTCGCAGCGGGCATATCGCCACGCATCGGTTTGTAACCGGACCACTCGGTAAGGTTCGAGCAACCCAGGTCGGCTGAGCCACCGAACAGTTCGGGAAGCGCGGCCGCGTAGGCCTCGATGGAACTCAAGGACGCCTGGCGCGTGGCGGGAGACTTGGCTTCGCTGTTACACGCTGAAGTGAACGCACCGGCCTTGTCCGCCCAATCCGCCGGCAGATCACCACCCATGCGACGCTCGAACTCGGCGGCGAGTTCCGGGTGGGCTGCCTGGTAGGCCGCGAATTTCTCGGACCAGGCCTTCTCTGCGGCGGCGCCTTTTTCCTTCGCATCCCAACCCTTGTAGACATCGGCCGGCACTTCGAAGGCGCCGTGATCCCAACCCAGGGTCGCCTTGGTCAGGTTGATCTCTTCCTGACCCAGGGGGGCGCCGTGACAGGCGTGCGTGCCGGCCTTGTTCGGCGAACCGAAACCAATCGTGGTCTTGCAGCAGATCATCGTCGGCTTGTCGGTCATCGCCTTGGCGAATTCGAGAGCCTTCGAGATCGCGGCCGGATCGTGGCCGTCGACGTCCGCGATCACGTGCCACCCGTAAGACTCGAAACGCTTCGGGGTATCGTCGGTGAACCAGCCCTCGACATGGCCGTCGATCGAGATGCCGTTGTCATCCCAGAAGCAGATCAGCTTGCCGAGACCGAGCGTACCGGCCAGCGAGCATGCCTCGTGCGAGATACCTTCCATCAGACAGCCGTCACCCAGGAACACATAGGTGTGGTGATTGACGACTTCATGACCGGGACGGTTGAAGTGTGCCGCCAGCGCGCGCTCGGCGATCGCCATGCCGACCGCATTCGTGATCCCCTGGCCCAGCGGACCCGTGGTCGTCTCGACGCCCGGGGCATAACCGTACTCCGGGTGACCCGGCGTCTTCGAGTGCAGCTGACGGAAGTTCTTCAGGTCATCGATCGTCAGATCGTAGCCGGTGAGGTGGAGCAGCGAGTAGATCAGCATCGAACCGTGGCCATTCGACAGCACGAAACGGTCGCGGTCAGCCCACTTGGGGTTGGCCGGATTGTGCTTCATGTGGTCGTTCCACAGAACCTCGGCGATATCCGCCATGCCCATCGGCGCACCGGGATGGCCCGAATTGGCTTTCTGAACGGCATCCATACTCAACGCGCGGACCGCGTTGGCGAGTTCTCTGCGTGAGGACATGAGTCCCTCCTTCAAAGGCTAAGAATTCTCCGCCCTCTGTGCGCATGGCGCAGAGGCGAACTGATCCGTTTGTTTGCTGGGCGTGCCCCGCGCTCAGGCGGTGGTGCTTTACACCTGTGTGGGGACGTCGTTCTGCCGGCAACGTGCCCCAGCCCCGTCAGCTAAAAAGGTCGGCTATTCTCACCCAGGCGCTTCTGGAGGGGCAAGACGGGACTCCCCGAATATTCAAATACGCCCATAAACCCAGGAAATCTGCACCAGAATGGCGCGCAAATTACTGATTTACATTAATTAATCAGGAATGCCCGATCCATTTGATGGAACAGCCCATGCTCGGTATCTGCTCCTCCGGACCGCGACCGGTGGCCGCAACCTGCTTCATCGCCTCGAACAGATCGCGCCGGGCATCGGCCGGGGCGGCCTCTTTGCGGCTGGCGTCGAGCCGGCCACGGTACTGCAACTCCGCGGCCGCGTTGTAACCGAAAAAGTCCGGGGTGCAGACAGCACCGTATGCCTTGGCGACCTCCTGGGTTTCATCCAGCAGGTAGGGGAAAGGAAAGTTTTTGCTCTGCGCGACCGCCTGCATGTTGTCGAAGGAGTCCTCGGGGTAGTCGGTCGGGTCATTGGACATGATCGCGACGCAGTTGATGCCGAGCGGCTTCAGGTCGTTCGCGTCGCGGATGATCCGCTCGAGCACCGCTTTCACGTAGGGGCAATGGTTGCAGATGAACATCACCAGCAGACCCTTTTCGCCGCTGCACTGATCACGACTCCATGTACGACCATCCACACCCGGAAGATTAAAGTCCGGAGCGGGCGTGCCGAATTCACACACCGGCGTCTGCAGCGAAGCCATCGACGATTCCTCCGATTCGCGGTTGCTGGCGCCGGCCATTCTTCCAGAATGCGCACACCTGCTCAACCGTGTAGAATTCCGCGCCCTGTCTCACCCAAACATTGAGATCGCCGCGAAGTCCCAACCAGGAGAAAGCGATGGCCCGCAATTTCATCTTCACCTCCGAATCGGTCTCCGAAGGCCACCCGGACAAAATGGCCGACCAGGTGTCCGATGCGATCCTGGACGCGATCCTGATCGAAGATCCGCACGCCCGCGTCGCCTGTGAAACCCTGTTCAAAACAGGCATGGCAGTGATCGCCGGCGAAATCACGACTACGGCAAAACCGGATTACGAAAAAGTCATCCGCACGGTCATCCGCGACATCGGCTACACCGGCTCGGAGATGGGCTTTGATGCGGATACCTGTGCGGTGCTCACCGCGATCGGCGTGCAGTCGCCCGACATCAACCAGGGCGTCGACCGTTCGCGCCCCGAAGAACAGGGTGCCGGTGACCAGGGCCTGATGTTCGGTTATGCGACCAACGAGACCGACGTGTTGATGCCTGCAGCGATCCAATACGCGCATCGGCTGGTCGAACGCCAGTCAGAGGTACGCAAGAAAGGTATTCTCCCGCTGCTCCGCCCCGATGCGAAATCCCAGGTGAGCCTGCACTATGCCGACGGCAAACCGGTCTCGATCGACGCGGTGGTACTGTCGACCCAGCACGCCGCCGAATTCAGCGGCGACACGCTCCGCGAGGCGGTCATGGACGAGATCATCAAACCGATTCTCGATCCGTCGGGCCTGCTGACCAAAGATACGCGGTTCCATATCAACCCCACCGGCAGCTTCGTGATCGGTGGACCGATGGGCGATGCCGGGCTGACCGGGCGCAAGATCATCGTCGACACCTACGGTGGTGCCGCACGCCACGGCGGTGGCGCCTTCTCCGGCAAGGACCCGTCCAAGGTCGATCGCTCAGCCGCCTACGCCGGCCGATACGTGGCGAAGAACATCGTCGCCGCAGGACTTGCCGACAAGTGTGAGATCCAGGTTTCCTACGCCATTGGCGTCGCCGAACCGACGTCGATCATGGTCGACACCTTCGGTACCGGCAACATCACCGACGAACGTATCACCGAGCTGGTTCGCGAGCATTTCGACCTGCGCCCGTATGGGATCCTGCGCATGCTCGACCTGCTGAATGCCAAGAAGATCAAATACCTCAGGACGGCCGCCTATGGGCATTTCGGCCGCGAGGACGCCGGCTTTACATGGGAAGCGGTCGACAAGGCCGACGAGCTACGCGACGCCGCTGGCCTGTAACGCACGAAGGTGAGGTGGCCGGCCGATGATTTCGGGCCGGCCACGGACTGCGGGGGCCGGACTCGCTAGTCCGGAACCTTCACCGTTTCCCGGTACGCGTGCCACGAAGCGTGGCCGATCAACGGCAGGACAACGACCAGGCCGATGAAAGCGGTCGCAAAGCCGACCAGTACCAGGGCGAGAATCATCAGCGCCCACAACAACATCACGCCCTTGTTGTTCAGGACCGCACCGATGCTGGTCAGGGCACTGGTGATCGCGTCGGTACCACGATCAAGCATCATCGGCAAAGCGACCACGCTCGACGAGAACACGATCGCCGCGAAGATGGAACCCACCGCACTGCCGACCGCCAGAAATTCCAGCCAGCCGACAACACCGAGGTCCTCACCGATCGGGAAGAATACGTGCACCATCGACGCGGCGCGCGCCCAGACCAACAGCACAACCAACATCACGAGCGCGAACAACAGTTCGTTGCGCAGATGATTGCGACTTTCCGACCAGCACACGCCGAGTCGCGGCTCTCGACCCAGCTCCAACTGACGACTGATCGAATAGAGACCGAATGCCAGCACCGGCCCGGCCAGGATGAATGCCATCCCGAGACTGAACAATGCGACCACATTGCCACCCGACCAGACCAGCGCCGCGACGACGAAGGCGAATACCGCCAGGCCGGTACCGTACGTGAGGCTCTGCGCCCGGGCACGATTCAGGTCGTGCCACCCGAGCCGCAGCCACCGCAAGGGTGCGCTGAAATCAAGCCGGTTAGAGGGATAAAAAAGGGGTTCGATCTGAGGGTCCGCACCGTCCGGGCGGACCACGCCGGGTTCTGCCATCACTTCCTCCTGGGTTGCTGCGTGCCCCGTCGATCGGGGTCTGTGTCGGGCCGTCTGTGCGGCTTTGTCCGGAAAATAGCGCAAAATCGGCCACTACGGCAGCAACTTTTTGGCTTTTTAGACGCCTTCGGAGGCTTTTCGCACCCAGCAGGGACGGCATTCGGCGAAATCGCCCCATCACTGGGGTGAACGTGTAGAATCTTCCGCCCCGGATAACGGGTCGGTTAAAGTTTTTGCCGGCACGGCACGCTAAAAGGGGGTTACCAATCCACCGCGAGGGGCGCTGCAACCTGTCGATCAGGCCAGGCTCGGGGATGGATTTGCATGCGATAAACGGCGCTCACTCACGATTATTGAACAGGAGTCAACGACCATGAGTGAGTTCACTGATTACAAAGTCGCCGATATCGCACTGGCCGACTGGGGCCGCAAAGAGATACGCATTGCCGAGACGGAGATGCCGGGCCTGATGGCCCTGCGCGAAAAATACGGCAAGGACAAGCCCCTCAAGGGCGCGCGCATTACCGGTTCGCTGCACATGACCATCCAGACCGCCGTGCTGATCGAGACCCTGGTGGAACTCGGCGCCGAGGTGCGATGGTGTTCGTGCAACATTTTCTCCACCCAGGATCACGCCGCGGCGGCGATCGCCGCGGCCGGCATCCCGGTCTATGCCTGGAAGGGTGAGACGCTCGAAGAATACTGGTGGTGCACAGAGCAGGTGCTCAACTGGCCGAACGGCGAGGCGCCCAACATGATCCTCGACGATGGCGGCGATGCGACCTTGCTGGTACACAAAGGTGTCGAATTCGCCGATGCCGGGGCGGTTCCGTCGCCGAAGGAAAACGATCCCGACGAATGGAAAGTCATCCTCGGCGTACTGAAACGCAGCCTGGACGAGGATCCCAAACGCTATCACCGCATGGCCGAATCGATCCGCGGCGTGACTGAAGAGACCACCACCGGCGTGCATCGGCTGTACGAGATGCTGAAGAAGGGTCAGTTGCTGTTCCCGGCGATGAACGTCAACGATTCGGTCACGAAGTCCAAGTTCGACAACCTGTACGGATGCCGCGAATCGCTGGTCGACGGCATCAAGCGCGCCACCGACGTCATGGTCGCCGGAAAGATCGCGGTCGTCTGCGGCTACGGCGACGTCGGCAAGGGTTCCGCGCAATCGCTGCGTGGTCTCGGGGCGACCGTCTGGATCACCGAGATTGACCCGATCTGCGCATTGCAGGCGGCCATGGAAGGCTACCGCGTCGTCACGATGGAGGACGCGGCACCAGTCGCCGATATCTTCGTCACCGCCACCGGCAACAAGGACATCGTTCGCCACGACCACATGCTGGCGATGAAAGACCAGGCCATCGTCTGCAACATCGGGCATTTCGACAACGAGATCGACATTGCGAGTGTCGCCAAGTACCAGTGGGAAAACATCAAGCCGCAGGTGGACCACATCATTTTCCCGGATGGCAAGCGCATCATCATGCTCGCCGAAGGACGCCTGGTTAACCTCGGCTGCGCAACCGGCCATCCAAGTTTCGTGATGTCCAACTCGTTTACCAACCAGGTGTTGGCCCAGATCGAGTTGTACACCAAGCAGGCCGATTACCCGATCGGGGTGTACATCCTGCCCAAGCACCTGGACGAAGAAGTCGCGCGCCTGCACCTGCAGAAGATCGGCGCCAGGTTGACGGTGCTGACGACGGACCAGGCCGACTACATCGGCGTGCCGGTCGAGGGACCGTACAAGGCGGATCACTACCGCTACTGATACACAGCACCCAGGATTGCTGCCGACAACCCGCGACCGCGCAAGACGGGTCGCGGGTCCGTCGCTCAGCATTGGCGATCACGCCCGATTGAATACGCAGGATTCGCGCCATGACCTTTCCGCAACCAGCCGAAAAGATCTTCAGCTTCGAACTTTTCCCACCCAAGACAGAGGTCGGTATCGCAAAACTCCGCGACACCGTAATTGCACTGAACGCGCGCAACCCGGCGTACTTCTCAGTCACCTATGGCGCGGGCGGCTCCACCCAGAGCAACACCTTCGCCACGGTGGACTGGATCAGTGCACAGGGGATCGAGGTCGCGCCGCACCTTTCGTGCGTCGGTAGCAGCCGCGATGAATTGCTGGCGATCCTTGATCGTTATGCCAACCAGGGAATTCACCGTATCGTCGCATTGCGCGGTGATTTGCCTTCGGGTGCGGGGCGCGGGGCCATTGGTGACCTCAATCACGCGAACGAACTCGTGTCGCTGATCCGGGAGCGGTTCGGGACACGGTTTCACATCGAGGTCGCCGCCTACCCCGAAATGCACCCGCAGGCACCGAATTTTCAGAAGGACCTCGACAACTTCCAGCGGAAGGTGGTGGCTGGCGCCGACGCCGCGATCACCCAGTATTTTTACAACGCGGACGCCTATGGCAGCTTCGTCGACGCCTGCCTTGCACGCGGCATCGAGATACCGATCGTCGCGGGAATCATGCCCATCACCAACTTCAGCAACCTGGTGCGTTTTTCCGATGCCTGTGGGGCCGAGATACCGCGTTGGCTGCGCAAACGCCTCGAAGCATTCGGCGACGATACCGACAGCATCCGTGCATTCGGAACGGAGGTAGTCACCCGTCTGTGCAGGCGCCTGCTGGATATGGGCGCCCCCGGCTTGCACTTCTACACGATGAATCAGGCCGAACCCACCCTGGCGATCTGGGACAACCTCGGCCTGGACAACGCCGCACCCTGACGGGCAATGGCACTATCGATCGTCCCTTTGATCCGCGATCGACACCCGCCCAACGCGGGCACGGACGCTGCGCCAAGCGGCACCCGAGTCTGACCGCATGCGCGAACCCCGACTATTTGTCGCACAACCGCTTACCCCCGGATCCGAGGTGGAACTCGACGACCGCAGCCGCCGTCATGTCAGCCAGGTACTGCGGCTGCGTATCGGCCACCAGGTCATCCTGTTCGACGGCAGCGGCACCGATTTCGCGGCCGAACTGACACACTGCGACCGTGTCTGCTGTCGCGCGCGTATCGATGGGGTGCGGTCGACCGAGGCCACAGCATCGTTGCCGATCGGTCTCGCGGTTGGCATATCGCGCGGCGAACGCATGGACTTTGTCGTCCAGAAATCGGTCGAACTGGGCGTCGCCACGATCTGGCCGCTGACCACTGAGCGCAGTATCGTGCAGATGGATGCACAACGCCGCGACAAACGCATGGCGCATTGGCGCGGCATCCTGATCGGTGCCTGTGAACAGAGCGGTCGCAGTCGACTGCCGGTGCTACACGAGCCGACCGGGCTTGCGGAATGGCTGGAAGCCCATCCGCAAGGGCTGATGCTGCACCACGGCGCACAAACGGGACTGCACGCGCTGCCGGCACCGACAACCCCAATCCATCTGTTGGTCGGTCCGGAAGGCGGGCTGAGCGATGCCGAATGCACGCTCGCCGAGCGCCACCACTACATCGCGGTGCGGCTGGGCCCACGGATATTGCGAACCGAGACGGCTCCGCTTGCC
It encodes:
- a CDS encoding 16S rRNA (uracil(1498)-N(3))-methyltransferase; this translates as MREPRLFVAQPLTPGSEVELDDRSRRHVSQVLRLRIGHQVILFDGSGTDFAAELTHCDRVCCRARIDGVRSTEATASLPIGLAVGISRGERMDFVVQKSVELGVATIWPLTTERSIVQMDAQRRDKRMAHWRGILIGACEQSGRSRLPVLHEPTGLAEWLEAHPQGLMLHHGAQTGLHALPAPTTPIHLLVGPEGGLSDAECTLAERHHYIAVRLGPRILRTETAPLAAIAAIQTLWGDFR
- a CDS encoding phosphoglycerate kinase codes for the protein MAFLKLTDLDLAGKRVLIRADLNVPVKEGKVTSDARITASMPTVEHCAKAGARVMVMSHRGRPEEGKVDEENSMQPIADDMSAKLGKEVRLIKDYLDGGFDVAEGEVVLLENVRFNAGEKKDNEQLARKYADLCDVFVMDAFGTAHRAQASTHGVGKFAPVACAGLLLAEELDALGKALANPARPMVAIVGGSKVSTKLTVLEALSEKVDQLVVGGGIANTFLKAAGKNVGKSLCEDDLVPTAQALMKKMQERGANIPIATDVVVGKKFDENEPAVLKSADDVADDEMIFDIGPKAAAELAEIIGKAGTIVWNGPVGVFEFDQFGEGTKTVSMAIANAKGFSLAGGGDTIAAIQKYDIYDKVSYISTAGGAFLEYLEGKTLPAVAMLEEAASK
- the gap gene encoding type I glyceraldehyde-3-phosphate dehydrogenase; its protein translation is MAIKVGINGFGRIGRMAFRAIAKDFPGIEVVGINDLLEPDYLAYMLKYDSVHGNFQGDISVEGNNMVVNGKKIRLTAERDPANLKWDEVGADLVIECTGFFLTEETCQKHIDAGAKKVVQSAPSKDATPMFVYGVNHKTYAGQAIVSAASCTTNCLAPVSKVLHDNWGIKRGLMTTVHAATATQKTVDGPSMKDWRGGRGILENIIPSSTGAAKAVGKVLPELNGKLTGMAFRVPTSDVSVVDLTVELDKAAKYDEICAAMKAASQSGDLAGVLAYTDEKVVATDFRGRSTPSIFDAEAGIQLDPTFVKIVAWYDNEYGYTCNMLRMVEHVAG
- a CDS encoding thioredoxin family protein; the encoded protein is MASLQTPVCEFGTPAPDFNLPGVDGRTWSRDQCSGEKGLLVMFICNHCPYVKAVLERIIRDANDLKPLGINCVAIMSNDPTDYPEDSFDNMQAVAQSKNFPFPYLLDETQEVAKAYGAVCTPDFFGYNAAAELQYRGRLDASRKEAAPADARRDLFEAMKQVAATGRGPEEQIPSMGCSIKWIGHS
- the metF gene encoding methylenetetrahydrofolate reductase [NAD(P)H], whose product is MTFPQPAEKIFSFELFPPKTEVGIAKLRDTVIALNARNPAYFSVTYGAGGSTQSNTFATVDWISAQGIEVAPHLSCVGSSRDELLAILDRYANQGIHRIVALRGDLPSGAGRGAIGDLNHANELVSLIRERFGTRFHIEVAAYPEMHPQAPNFQKDLDNFQRKVVAGADAAITQYFYNADAYGSFVDACLARGIEIPIVAGIMPITNFSNLVRFSDACGAEIPRWLRKRLEAFGDDTDSIRAFGTEVVTRLCRRLLDMGAPGLHFYTMNQAEPTLAIWDNLGLDNAAP
- a CDS encoding DUF2189 domain-containing protein, which codes for MAEPGVVRPDGADPQIEPLFYPSNRLDFSAPLRWLRLGWHDLNRARAQSLTYGTGLAVFAFVVAALVWSGGNVVALFSLGMAFILAGPVLAFGLYSISRQLELGREPRLGVCWSESRNHLRNELLFALVMLVVLLVWARAASMVHVFFPIGEDLGVVGWLEFLAVGSAVGSIFAAIVFSSSVVALPMMLDRGTDAITSALTSIGAVLNNKGVMLLWALMILALVLVGFATAFIGLVVVLPLIGHASWHAYRETVKVPD
- a CDS encoding methionine adenosyltransferase, whose translation is MARNFIFTSESVSEGHPDKMADQVSDAILDAILIEDPHARVACETLFKTGMAVIAGEITTTAKPDYEKVIRTVIRDIGYTGSEMGFDADTCAVLTAIGVQSPDINQGVDRSRPEEQGAGDQGLMFGYATNETDVLMPAAIQYAHRLVERQSEVRKKGILPLLRPDAKSQVSLHYADGKPVSIDAVVLSTQHAAEFSGDTLREAVMDEIIKPILDPSGLLTKDTRFHINPTGSFVIGGPMGDAGLTGRKIIVDTYGGAARHGGGAFSGKDPSKVDRSAAYAGRYVAKNIVAAGLADKCEIQVSYAIGVAEPTSIMVDTFGTGNITDERITELVREHFDLRPYGILRMLDLLNAKKIKYLRTAAYGHFGREDAGFTWEAVDKADELRDAAGL
- the tkt gene encoding transketolase, which encodes MSSRRELANAVRALSMDAVQKANSGHPGAPMGMADIAEVLWNDHMKHNPANPKWADRDRFVLSNGHGSMLIYSLLHLTGYDLTIDDLKNFRQLHSKTPGHPEYGYAPGVETTTGPLGQGITNAVGMAIAERALAAHFNRPGHEVVNHHTYVFLGDGCLMEGISHEACSLAGTLGLGKLICFWDDNGISIDGHVEGWFTDDTPKRFESYGWHVIADVDGHDPAAISKALEFAKAMTDKPTMICCKTTIGFGSPNKAGTHACHGAPLGQEEINLTKATLGWDHGAFEVPADVYKGWDAKEKGAAAEKAWSEKFAAYQAAHPELAAEFERRMGGDLPADWADKAGAFTSACNSEAKSPATRQASLSSIEAYAAALPELFGGSADLGCSNLTEWSGYKPMRGDMPAANYVNYGVREFGMSAIMNGIALHGGFIPFGATFLMFSEYARNAIRMAALMKVRSIFVFTHDSIGLGEDGPTHQAVEQIPTLRMIPRMDVWRPCDTVETAVAWRKAIEKDNGPTCLIFSRQGLPFQARDDAQIANIDRGGYILRDCDGTPDVIVIATGSEVGIAVEAAAASSKKVRVVSMPCTSVFDAQDADYKESVLPSSVTARVAVEAAVTAGWWKYVGSAGKVVGIDTFGESAPAGELFKLFGFTAENVGKAIDEVAG
- a CDS encoding adenosylhomocysteinase; the protein is MSEFTDYKVADIALADWGRKEIRIAETEMPGLMALREKYGKDKPLKGARITGSLHMTIQTAVLIETLVELGAEVRWCSCNIFSTQDHAAAAIAAAGIPVYAWKGETLEEYWWCTEQVLNWPNGEAPNMILDDGGDATLLVHKGVEFADAGAVPSPKENDPDEWKVILGVLKRSLDEDPKRYHRMAESIRGVTEETTTGVHRLYEMLKKGQLLFPAMNVNDSVTKSKFDNLYGCRESLVDGIKRATDVMVAGKIAVVCGYGDVGKGSAQSLRGLGATVWITEIDPICALQAAMEGYRVVTMEDAAPVADIFVTATGNKDIVRHDHMLAMKDQAIVCNIGHFDNEIDIASVAKYQWENIKPQVDHIIFPDGKRIIMLAEGRLVNLGCATGHPSFVMSNSFTNQVLAQIELYTKQADYPIGVYILPKHLDEEVARLHLQKIGARLTVLTTDQADYIGVPVEGPYKADHYRY